One stretch of Podospora bellae-mahoneyi strain CBS 112042 chromosome 2, whole genome shotgun sequence DNA includes these proteins:
- a CDS encoding hypothetical protein (COG:I; EggNog:ENOG503NV8M), which produces MTVNTKAAGSAVAPAHPSGKEKHGKLVQFLRGFSFFVYFMAGCIAIHLTQLIGSPLYYVDHDIYYSYMALTKQSFGLLITTSTNWWGPTTIRISGDASVADQIKKTKDGRVEFSFPERMVMIANHQIYTDWLYLWWIGYANSPQMHGYVYIILKESLKYIPIAGLGMVFYGFIFMSRKMAVDQPRLAHRLGKLKTYNTTPDGTKYLNPMWLLLFPEGTNASQNGRNKSAKWAEKIGVKDPEHMLLPRSTGSFFCLNELKGTVEYVYDCTVAYEGVPRGKFGEQLFTLSGTYFRGQPPKSVNLYWRRFRIADIPLDSAEKFDVWLRERWYEKDVLMEQYISTGRFPASPPTAANKNQEGFLETEVRTRYKFEFLQIYAVVGIVALLINLVLRLYNRLLSIVS; this is translated from the exons ATGACGGTTAATACCAAAGCGGCGGGCTCGGCCGTTGCTCCAGCCCATCCGTCTGGAAAGGAAAAGCACGGGAAATTGGTCCAGTTCTTGAGAGGCTTCTCATTCTTCGTCTATTTTATGGCTGGCTGTATTGC TATCCATCTTACACAATTGATCGGCTCGCCGCTGTACTACGTTGACCACGATATCTACTACTCCTATATGGCTTTGACGAAACAGTCTTTTGGGCTGCTGATCACAACTTCCACAAACTGGTGGggccccaccaccatacGCATAAGCGGGGATGCCTCGGTGGCAGATCAGATCAAGAAAACGAAGGATGGCAGGGTTGAGTTTTCGTTTCCAGAGCGCATGGTGATGATTGCCAACCATCAG ATCTACACTGACTGGCTATATCTGTGGTGGATCGGGTACGCTAATAGCCCTCAGATGCATGGCTATGTCTACATCATCTTGAAGGAATCACTCAAATACATTCCTATCGCAGGACTTGGCATGGTTTTCTATGGCTTCATCTTTATGTCCCGGAAGATGGCTGTTGACCAGCCACGCCTGGCCCACCGTCTCGGCAAGCtcaaaacatacaacacaACCCCCGATGGCACGAAATACCTAAACCCAATGTGGCTCCTGCTCTTCCCCGAAGGCACAAACGCATCGCAAAATGGAAGGAACAAGTCTGCGAAGTGGGCCGAGAAAATTGGAGTCAAGGACCCGGAGCACATGCTTCTCCCGAGAAGCACTGGTAGTTTCTTTTGCCTGAACGAACTTAAGGGCACTGTGGAGTATGTATACGATTGCACTGTGGCATACGAAGGTGTACC TCGTGGGAAGTTCGGCGAGCAGCTTTTTACTCTCTCAGGTACCTACTTCCGCGGCCAACCTCCAAAGTCAGTTAACCTCTACTGGCGTCGATTCCGTATTGCGGATATTCCCCTGGACAGCGCCGAAAAGTTCGATGTGTGGCTCCGGGAGCGGTGGTATGAGAAGGATGTTTTGATGGAGCAGTACATCTCCACTGGTCGTTTCCCTGCGAGCCCGCCCACCGCTGCCAACAAGAACCAGGAAGGCTTTCTCGAGACCGAGGTTCGCACTCGTTACAAGTTTGAGTTCCTCCAGATTTATGCCGTGGTCGGCATTGTCGCTCTACTGATCAACCTCGTTTTGAGGCTTTACAACCGACTTCTTTCTATTGTTTCATAG
- the POS5 gene encoding NADH kinase pos5 (BUSCO:EOG0926384F; EggNog:ENOG503NTZV; COG:G) yields MSRLCCPAQAFALLNTTSKVTNITRCRLKLAAQPWRAFSVSTNRRKILDVSTLSNRIVPHYQQTKTASLLALHWPEPPRNILLMPKLHAPHVTVSAVEFAKHIHNNYPGLNLVFESHVAHTIHKDLPFPIYSAAPADATALYADKIDLVTTMGGDGTILRAASLFSSHFGVPPILAFSMGTLGFLGEWKFDEYKRAFRECYMSGCSVSTEDLGDPHTRTATTRAIDGLPDPEGWDSVRGNGKCMGLNRTSKILLRNRLRVGIYDSEGRNINEHILPTSTAEPSLGLEGEPVFTAQSSTAGAAGGRGGSSPYLHAINEVSIDRGSHPHLAIIDIFVNGHFLTEAVADGILISTPTGSTAYSLSAGGSIVHPLVKSLLITPISPRSLSFRPLVLPLHTKVVLRLSKRNRGRELPVSIDGKRRLGVTIGMEVRVEGEKLERTEDGWKGGVPCVIRASNKNDSEGFGEDDDSWVGGLNGLLKFNYPFGSGS; encoded by the coding sequence ATGTCGAGGTTGTGTTGCCCTGCTCAAGCCTTCGCCTTGCTAAACACAACCAGCAAGGTGACCAATATCACCCGATGCAGACTTAAACTTGCAGCCCAACCATGGCGGGCCTTTTCCGTCTCAACAAACCGGAGGAAGATTCTTGACGTCTCAACCTTGAGTAATCGCATTGTCCCTCACTACCAGCAAACGAAGACGGCGTCGCTCCTCGCCCTGCACTGGCCGGAGCCACCACGCAACATCCTTCTCATGCCCAAGTTGCACGCTCCTCACGTTACCGTCTCGGCCGTCGAATTCGCAAAGCACATCCACAACAATTACCCCGGGCTCAACCTCGTCTTCGAGAGCCATGTTGCTCACACCATACACAAAGACTTGCCATTCCCCATATATTCGGCCGCTCCTGCTGATGCTACAGCACTGTATGCCGACAAAATCGACCTGGTTACCACTATGGGTGGTGACGGCACCATCCTACGCGCCGCAAGTCTCTTTTCAAGCCACTTCGGTGTGCCACCAATCCTGGCTTTCAGTATGGGCACCCTTGGGTTTCTCGGCGAGTGGAAGTTTGACGAATATAAACGAGCTTTTCGAGAATGCTATATGAGCGGTTGCAGCGTCTCAACCGAGGATCTTGGGGATCCTCATACCCGAACAGCTACCACCAGGGCCATCGATGGTCTGCCAGACCCCGAGGGCTGGGATAGTGTACGGGGGAATGGAAAATGCATGGGCTTGAACCGTACCTCCAAGATCCTCCTCCGAAACCGACTACGAGTTGGCATCTACGACAGCGAAGGCCGCAACATCAACGAACACATACTACCTACATCCACAGCTGAACCATCCTTGGGTCTCGAGGGCGAACCAGTCTTTACTGCGCAGTCTTCCACGGCTGGTGCAGCAGGAGGTAGGGGCGGCAGCTCACCATATTTGCACGCTATCAACGAAGTCTCGATCGATCGTGGATCGCATCCTCATCTCGCCATCATTGATATATTTGTCAACGGCCATTTCCTTACCGAAGCTGTAGCAGACGGTATCCTTATTAGCACCCCTACAGGATCGACAGCATACTCTCTCTCGGCCGGCGGCTCGATTGTTCATCCTCTTGTGAAATCCCTTCTTATCACACCTATTAGCCCGCGAAGCTTGAGTTTCCGCCCTTTGGTCTTGCCACTGCATACCAAAGTGGTGTTGAGACTCAGCAAGCGGAACCGAGGCAGAGAGTTGCCGGTCTCGATCGATGGGAAACGACGCCTAGGGGTGACGATTGGCATGGAGGTCCgagtggaaggggagaagctggagagaACCGAGGATGGGTGGAAGGGTGGTGTTCCTTGCGTGATTAGAGCATCGAACAAAAACGACTCGGAAGGGTTCGGAGAGGACGATGACTCatgggttggagggttgaATGGGCTGTTGAAGTTCAATTATCCTTTCGGCTCAGGCTCCTAG
- a CDS encoding hypothetical protein (EggNog:ENOG503NVHW; COG:T) encodes MATPITLNRNFPPTPNHVWSPFVNKLELRLRLSSIPYTTASGSLPQSPNRKIPYMSYQPSPNHIPELLGDSTLITKRLISDHLLPDLNSALSPAEKALDLSIRALLEDKLQFFNTREQWVDNYYPMREGILGQGGAGLPWVMQWLIGGKIYKDIIRTLYGQGTGRYSSDEVRVLKEEVWEAINAFVMEGRNKTLARRRGKGDNSDDKPFWVLGGEGPTEADCTLYGMVAGRLMCSSAAPETGRLVRGYPALVEYARRIHDRYFEEYDLWEEEI; translated from the exons ATGGCCACCCCTATAACCCTCAACCGTAActtccctcccacccctaaCCACGTCTGGTCCCCCTTCGTCAACAAACTCGagctccgcctccgcctttCCTCCATCCCctacaccaccgcctccggcTCTCTACCCCAATCCCCCAACCGGAAAATACCCTACATGTCCTACCAGccctccccaaaccacaTCCCCGAACTCCTAGGCGACTCAACCCTTATCACTAAGCGGCTCATATCcgaccacctcctccccgacctCAACTCTGCCCTTTCCCCGGCAGAAAAAGCCCTTGACCTGTCCATTAGAGCACTACTGGAAGATAAACTCCAGTTCTTCAACACCCGCGAGCAATGGGTCGACAACTACTACCCCATGAGAGAAGGAATTCTCGGTCAGGGAGGAGCGGGTCTGCCATGGGTGATGCAATGGCTTATAGGGGGGAAGATTTACAAGGATATCATCCGGACGCTCTATGGGCAGGGGACAGGGAGGTACTCTTCTGACGAAGTAagggtgttgaaggaggaagTGTGGGAAGCTATAAATGCTTTTGTtatggaggggaggaataAAACTCTAGcccggaggagggggaaaggggataaTAGTGACGATAAGCCGTTTTGGgtcttgggaggggaggggccCACGGAAGCGGATTGCACTTTGTATGGCATGGTtgcggggaggttgatgtgtAGCAG CGCTGCTCCTGagacggggaggttggtgaggggttATCCTGCGTTGGTGGAGTACGCGAGGAGGATTCATGATCGATACTTTGAGGAGTATGATCTTTGGGAGGAAGAAATCTAG
- a CDS encoding hypothetical protein (EggNog:ENOG503NZ4K; COG:S), whose product MRSAVYSIIAALLAYQFYALGPLIQRAVTVLGVFRSYPAGDIGTTQQVTSIPDTTHCEDLHHHVPSGLLFTACEDDPSTRFQWFPPLGNLDNPKLAAESRGSIHVIDPKGLESRRLKFENFDGAFITHGIDVIDDPELPTGQAVYIFAINHLPDPTPTAEGEEAKARSQIELFHHKIGTNTIRHIRSVWHPLIRTPNDVYATSPTSVYATNDHYYTGHSIMRMLEDVYYGAKWTDTVHIKLDSLSPVKTSDAGLSASVALAGVHNNNGLGHGRTEDEILIAQAASGTLHIAQLPPKGSSNYNITILDTLEVDSVVDNPSYFKDPLATSPSDDRSGFLLPGISKAATLAETSRDPAGKDPVKVFYTKPSAGVKAQQWETRVIFEDDSSRIRSASAAVLISLGKSKARLFVTGFVSANVIALDADL is encoded by the exons ATGAGGTCAGCGGTATACTCTATCATTGCGGCTCTGCTCGCTTACCAGTTCTACGCCCTAGGCCCTCTGATTCAACGTGCAGTGACTGTTCTGGGCGTTTTCCGAAGCTATCCTGCGGGTGATATAGGCACCACGCAGCAAGTGACCTCTATTCCTGACACAACGCATTGCGAGGatcttcaccaccatgtTCCGAGCGGTCTCCTCTTCACAGCCTGCGAAGATGATCCTAGTACGCGGTTTCAGTGGTTTCCCCCGCTTGGAAACTTGGATAATCCCAAGCTGGCCGCCGAGAGCAGAGGTTCCATCCATGTGATTGATCCCAAG GGTCTTGAATCACGACGGCTCAAGTTCGAAAACTTTGACGGTGCTTTCATCACCCACGGCATTGATGTAATCGACGACCCGGAATTGCCCACTGGTCAGGCCGTTTACATTTttgccatcaaccaccttccTGACCCCACCCCTACCGCggaaggcgaagaagcaAAGGCAAGGTCCCAAATCGAACTCTTCCACCACAAGATCGGCACCAACACGATCAGACATATCCGGTCTGTTTGGCACCCTCTGATCCGGACGCCAAATGATGTCTATGCCACCAGCCCGACTTCTGTCTATGCCACGAACGATCATTACTACACCGGCCATAGCATCATGCGCATGTTGGAGGATGTCTATTACGGAGCCAAGTGGACAGACACTGTGCATATCAAGCTCGATTCCTTGAGCCCAGTCAAGACATCAGACGCTGGTCTAAGTGCCAGTGTAGCCCTTGCCGGAgttcacaacaacaacggtcTTGGCCACGGCCGGACCGAAGACGAGATCTTGATCGCACAAGCAGCTAGCGGCACCCTTCACATTGCTCAGCTCCCACCCAAGGGTAGCTCAAACTACAACATTACCATTTTGGACACGCTCGAGGTTGACTCTGTTGTCGACAACCCCAGCTACTTCAAGGACCCTCTCGCCACAAGCCCCTCGGATGACCGCAGTGGTTTCTTGTTGCCAGGCATCTCAAAGGCTGCTACTCTCGCCGAGACTTCCAGAGACCCAGCTGGCAAGGACCCTGTCAAAGTCTTCTATACCAAGCCTTCAGCAGGTGTGAAGGCGCAGCAGTGGGAGACAAGGGTGATCTTTGAGGATGACAGCAGCAGGATCAGGAGCGCAAGTGCTGCTGTCCTCATCTCTCTCGGCAAGAGCAAGGCGCGGTTGTTTGTTACGGGATTTGTCTCGGCCAACGTTATTGCTCTTGATGCAGACCTATAG
- a CDS encoding hypothetical protein (EggNog:ENOG503PNPV), producing MADRISDTEAPSGITASRLLDQLESPLFGKLPAELRAVIYTEIFGGQRIHLNFTTHPIRADRVGLRKRWRHAICEEPVAGPFSEVTSRQHHCFLASRRRVLDINLLFTCQRVFEEGIPILYQSNTFHIVNIGTERLPSDDLRSLQVKIPKNWGLIRSLEFKWEVNIFDRNHPRFVPHHWGRDGYEAFWDGLADMPLLSQLRISIIMPQILMLASPEELRKLYFEPITRLKHLRICEVILPRSYSSHFGMSPEDQRLPIDGDGNYRISWATVDDGRPLAAAAANPASIQLLRTATSHTLSAPPGWS from the exons ATGGCAGACAGAATTTCTGACACCGAGGCCCCCTCGGGGATAACAGCCTCGCGTCTTTTGGACCAACTCGAGTCGCCCCTGTTTGGCAAGCTACCTGCCGAGTTGCGAGCTGTCATCTATACCGAGATCTTTGGCGGTCAACGCATCCATCTAAATTTCACAACTCACCCCATTCGCGCTGACAGGGTAGGTCTCAGGAAGCGCTGGCGCCACGCCATCTGTGAGGAGCCAGTTGCTGGCCCCTTCAGCGAGGTTACATCACGCCAGCATCACTGCTTTCTTGCCAGTCGCCGACGAGTGCTCGATATCAACCTTCTCTTCACTTGCCAGCGAGT ATTTGAAGAAGGGATTCCCATACTGTATCAGTCCAATACCTTTCACATCGTCAACATTGGCACCGAGAGGCTTCCCTCAGATGATCTACGGAGCCTTCAAGTAAAAATACCCAAGAATTGGGGGCTCATCAGATCCTTGGAGTTCAAATGGGAAGTGAACATCTTTGATCGGAACCACCCCAGGTTTGTTCCGCATCATTGGGGGCGTGATGGCTACGAAGCATTCTGGGACGGTCTCGCCGATATGCCATTGCTGTCTCAGCTGCGTatttccatcatcatgccgCAAATCCTCATGCTCGCGTCGCCTGAGGAGCTTCGAAAGCTTTATTTTGAGCCTATAACGCGCCTCAAGCATTTACGGATATGTGAAGTGATCCTACCGAGATCGTACAGCTCGCATTTTGGCATGAGCCCGGAAGATCAGCGCCTTCCTattgatggagatggcaaTTACCGCATCAGCTGGGCcactgttgatgatggacgTCCACTGGCTGCTGCAGCTGCCAACCCTGCGTCCATTCAACTCCTGCGAACAGCTACTTCCCACACCCTGTCAGCACCTCCAGGCTGGTCATGA
- a CDS encoding hypothetical protein (EggNog:ENOG503NZDB; COG:Q), giving the protein MSRNLAESIPLVNRLFALLESYWQQQLDPALPTPPAEIKAIVPTQQSILKHLSEREYLKQLAPKSVKDAPLLSFDPGVFDNELLKLKLYSTVDPKDPSHAKEPEGDIVEGTYMGTQIALTQAYAKIEQTFSALFDVLGIEPTLPRYIPLEEQKKLYNYSAYPKNADGTPAQYPPHLQTIPPEHSYTPFGIFNAIGLIETQVILKKITPTEDGLVGKTKEWLLEKARAAAFGGDPEKGIKIQDVVDYNKYHRKFGTDISNGGNIGLLDDWYSDRRFADQQFTGVNPTTITKASPAWIADFTKAAKDGGYNKWLDFFAKVDKSSLFVQDGSYFRKAFGISNPEQVLHHKQPGSDDNWCVGAVTLFQLHDDGKLHPIAICLDHKGSMEKSTTIFNKRMTPYDSTAGEKEDWPWRYAKTASQVTDWMRHELAVHLTLSHLVEESIIVAINRTIPMDHPLYRLLLPHWYKTLSLNAAARASLVPQVVADIVGVTPDQAYSFIRDAYDTYDFVGSYVPNDLNRRGFPNTQEGLNHTRYKNYPYAKNMLALWHVLRNYVNSMLKISFPTDESIANDKYIQDFVKEVKTAGFMPSFPELKTLDALVDAVTMCIHIASPYHSAVNYLQNFYQVFVVSKPPCLCKEPPTTIGQLLQFNESDLVASLPINRQRQWLLAAQLPWLLSFKVDDERSLLNYAASQWNVYRYKKGANELKVKEASQKLYEDLQGLQRVFFHNSTGMDKGSIPYMVLDPGLTAVSILI; this is encoded by the exons ATGTCACGAAACTTGGCAGAAAGCATCCCCTTAGTGAACAGGCTTTTTGCCTTGCTCGAGAGCTATTGGCAACAGCAACTGGACCCGGCTCTccccacaccaccagctgAGATCAAGGCCATCGTCCCGACCCAGCAATCGATTCTCAAACACCTCTCAGAGAGAGAATATCTGAAGCAGTTGGCACCCAAGTCTGTCAAGGATGCCCCGTTGTTGTCATTTGACCCAGGTGTTTTTGACAATGAACTCCTGAAGTTGAAGCTTTACTCTACTGTCGACCCTAAGGATCCCTCCCACGCCAAGGAGCCCGAAGGCGACATCGTAGAGGGCACTTACATGGGGACTCAGATTGCTCTAACCCAAGCATACGCCAAAATCGAACAAAC ATTTTCTGCGCTGTTCGATGTTCTAGGCATTGAGCCAACACTGCCTCGGTATATCCCCCTcgaggagcagaagaagctcTACAACTACTCGGCGTACCCCAAGAATGCGGATGGAACGCCTGCGCAGTATCCTCCCCACCTTCAGACGATCCCTCCGGAGCACAGTTACACACCTTTTGGTATCTTCAACGCGATTGGGCTCATTGAGACTCAAGTGATTCTCAAGAAGATCACACCAACAGAGGATGGTCTGGTTGGCAAGACGAAAGAGTGGCTGCTTGAGAAGGCCAGGGCAGCAGCCTTTGGAGGCGATCCTGAGAAGGGAATCAAAATCCAGGACGTTGTTGACTACAACAAATACCACCGCAAATTCGGCACTGATATCAGCAACGGCGGGAATATCGGTCTTTTAGACGACTGGTACAGCGATCGTCGGTTTGCTGATCAGCAGTTCACTGGAGTCAACCCTACCACCATTACCAAAGCCTCGCCAGCATGGATTGCCGACTTCACCAAGGCGGCCAAGGATGGTGGGTACAACAAATGGCTAGACTTCTTCGCCAAAGTGGACAAGTCTTCCCTATTTGTGCAGGACGGCAGTTACTTTCGCAAGGCTTTTGGCATCTCAAATCCAGAACAGGTGCTCCATCATAAACAGCCTGGAAGCGATGACAACTGGTGTGTCGGGGCAGTGACCCTGTTCCAACTTCATGATGACGGCAAGCTGCACCCCATCGCCATCTGCCTTGACCACAAGGGTTCGATGGAGaagtccaccaccatcttcaacaaacGCATGACACCATACGACTCAACCGCcggtgagaaggaggattGGCCATGGCGATACGCCAAAACAGCCTCTCAGGTTACCGACTGGATGCGCCATGAGCTTGCCGTGCATCTTACGTTGTCTCATCTTGTCGAAGAGTCGATCATCGTCGCCATCAACCGAACCATTCCGATGGATCATCCCCTGTACCGTTTGTTATTGCCTCACTGGTACAagaccctctccctcaatgctgctgctcgtgCCAGTCTTGTACCCCAGGTAGTAGCGGACATCGTCGGCGTGACTCCAGACCAAGCCTACAGTTTCATCCGCGACGCCTATGACACATACGATTTCGTTGGCAGCTATGTTCCCAACGATCTCAACCGGCGTGGCTTTCCCAACACACAAGAGGGACTCAACCACACTCGCTACAAAAACTACCCCTATGCCAAGAACATGCTTGCTCTCTGGCACGTTCTGAGAAACTACGTCAACTCCATGCTCAAAATCTCGTTCCCCACGGATGAAAGCATCGCAAATGACAAGTACATCCAGGACTTTGTTAAAGAAGTCAAAACAGCCGGCTTCATGCCCTCTTTCCCGGAGCTCAAGACGCTCGATGCCCTTGTCGACGCTGTCACCATGTGCATTCATATCGCCTCCCCTTACCACAGCGCTGTCAACTACCTGCAGAACTTCTACCAGGTCTTTGTTGTCTCTAAGCCCCCATGCTTGTGTAAGGAGCCCCCGACCACAATTGGGCAGCTCCTCCAGTTCAACGAGTCGGACTTGGTGGCTTCACTTCCTATCAACAGACAACGGCAGTGGCTTCTGGCTGCACAACTGCCTTGGCTGTTGAGCTTcaaggtggatgatgagaggagCTTGCTCAATTATGCGGCCAGCCAGTGGAATGTGTACCGGTACAAAAAGGGGGCTAATGAGCTGAAAGTTAAGGAGGCGAGCCAGAAGTTGTATGAAGACTTGCAGGGACTGCAGAGGGTCTTCTTTCACAACAGCACGGGAATGGATAAGGGGAGTATTCCGTATATGGTGTTGGATCCGGGGTTGACGGCTGTTTCTATTCTTATCTAG
- a CDS encoding hypothetical protein (EggNog:ENOG503P5KR): protein MPSVKNPNKPSKNRLAAKAAKARKEAQKSSAAGRLSKIEKTDANRFGARPGLMPTSGPRKPVSAKKQRKLEKKMGYALKRKMEREGEVEMKDAVVVEKKAEGGEKEEVEMDIS, encoded by the exons atgCCCTCCGTCAAAAACCccaacaagccctccaaGAACAGGCTCGCCGCCAAGGCCGCCAAAGCCCGGAAAGAGGCGCAAAAGTCCTCCGCCGCTGGCCGCCTGTCCAAAATCGAGAAGACCGACGCAAACAGATTTGGCGCCCGCCCGGGGTTGATGCCTACGAGCGGCCCGAGAAAGCCGGTGagcgccaagaagcagaggaagttggagaagaagatggggtATGCGCTtaagaggaagatggagagggagggggaggtggagatgaagg ATGCGGTTGTGGTTGAGAAAAAggctgagggtggtgagaaggaggaggttgagatggatATCTCATGA